Proteins encoded together in one Terriglobales bacterium window:
- a CDS encoding cysteine desulfurase family protein produces the protein MRRVYLDNNASTPVLPEVFEAMRPYFGENFGNASSIHHHGQETRAAVERARESVAALLGCKTTEVVFTSGGTEADNLAIFGLVRPGDHVITSTIEHHAVLNSGKRLEEMGCEVTYVPVDSRGLVDPGDVRRALRPNTRLISIMMANNESGVLQPVEEIATIAREASVAFHTDAVQAAGKVQLEVKRIGCDLLSISGHKMHAPQGIGALYVRKGTKLQPQLYGGRHERSRRAGTENVPAIVALGKAAEVAAQGLRDGSVAKIAALRDRLESTITESVEAVKVNGGSAPRVPNTTNLHFDGIEGEALVIALDLKGLAVSTGAACSSGAIEPSHVLTAMGLRPDQARASLRFSLGKQNTAEDVDFALNLIPQTVTRLRELSPVYNSN, from the coding sequence ATGCGCCGCGTCTATCTTGACAATAACGCCAGCACGCCGGTTCTCCCGGAAGTTTTTGAGGCCATGCGCCCCTACTTCGGAGAGAACTTCGGCAACGCGTCTTCCATCCACCATCATGGACAGGAAACGCGGGCGGCGGTTGAACGCGCGCGCGAATCCGTGGCCGCGCTGCTGGGTTGCAAGACCACAGAAGTCGTCTTCACTAGCGGCGGCACCGAAGCCGACAATCTGGCGATCTTCGGACTAGTCCGTCCCGGCGACCATGTAATTACGTCAACCATCGAGCACCACGCTGTTCTCAATTCTGGAAAGCGGCTGGAAGAAATGGGCTGCGAAGTCACTTACGTTCCAGTTGATTCTCGAGGCCTGGTCGATCCTGGCGACGTCCGCCGCGCGCTGCGTCCCAACACTCGCCTCATCTCCATCATGATGGCGAACAACGAGAGTGGTGTGCTGCAGCCGGTAGAAGAGATCGCCACGATCGCGCGCGAAGCGTCCGTCGCTTTTCACACTGACGCTGTACAGGCCGCGGGCAAGGTGCAGCTCGAGGTCAAGCGCATCGGTTGCGACCTGCTCTCCATCTCCGGCCACAAAATGCACGCGCCTCAGGGAATCGGCGCGCTGTACGTGCGGAAGGGAACAAAGCTCCAGCCACAGCTTTATGGCGGACGTCACGAGCGTTCGCGCCGTGCCGGCACGGAGAACGTCCCTGCGATCGTTGCGTTGGGGAAGGCGGCTGAGGTCGCCGCTCAAGGCTTGCGTGATGGTTCGGTCGCCAAAATTGCAGCGCTGCGCGATCGGCTCGAGAGCACAATTACGGAATCCGTCGAAGCTGTCAAAGTGAATGGCGGTTCCGCTCCCCGCGTGCCCAATACTACGAACCTTCATTTTGATGGCATCGAAGGGGAAGCCTTGGTGATCGCTCTTGATCTCAAGGGACTGGCTGTTTCCACGGGTGCCGCCTGTTCCTCGGGGGCGATTGAGCCCTCGCACGTGCTTACCGCGATGGGCTTGCGTCCTGACCAGGCTCGTGCCAGCCTGCGCTTCAGCCTCGGCAAGCAGAACACGGCTGAGGACGTGGATTTCGCGCTAAACCTGATCCCGCAGACCGTCACCCGCCTGCGTGAACTGTCTCCCGTTTACAATAGTAATTAG